In Streptomyces durocortorensis, a genomic segment contains:
- a CDS encoding methyltransferase domain-containing protein, giving the protein MTPTLVRHHRGADPSAPADAGTRARDWAEIQERMLAPLYEAVYDRLEVGAATRMLSLGCGSGLAMLVAAARGAHVTGVDSDRERLALARARLLPGAGWDDAPAHSAQPARRRARLLEDGGAAASGADGAPYDLITVFEPIGCAAGDSEGLVPALESAVPLAARGATVVLTGWGPPERCATAAVLRVAARLAESARPPRTASGGWRPTLRDDLEEVASRAGLKPDGSGRVSCPFGYADVGSAVRGLLSTGLFDAAVRATDRSQVEKEVAEALHPYRRPDGTVWMPNVFRYLVCVT; this is encoded by the coding sequence ATGACACCAACGCTCGTCCGGCACCACCGGGGCGCGGATCCGTCCGCGCCGGCGGACGCCGGTACCCGCGCACGTGACTGGGCCGAGATCCAGGAGCGCATGCTGGCACCGCTGTACGAGGCGGTGTACGACCGGCTGGAAGTCGGGGCAGCCACCCGGATGCTGTCGCTCGGCTGCGGCTCCGGCCTCGCGATGCTCGTCGCCGCGGCCCGGGGGGCGCACGTCACGGGTGTGGACTCCGACCGGGAGCGCCTGGCCCTGGCCCGCGCCCGGCTGCTGCCCGGCGCGGGCTGGGACGACGCGCCCGCGCACTCCGCGCAACCGGCGCGCCGTCGGGCCCGGCTGCTGGAGGACGGCGGAGCCGCGGCATCCGGTGCGGACGGGGCTCCGTACGACCTGATCACGGTCTTCGAGCCGATCGGCTGCGCCGCGGGCGATTCCGAGGGGCTGGTGCCCGCGCTGGAGTCGGCCGTGCCGCTGGCCGCCCGGGGGGCGACGGTGGTGCTGACGGGCTGGGGTCCGCCGGAGCGGTGTGCCACGGCGGCGGTGCTGCGGGTAGCCGCCCGGCTGGCGGAGTCCGCGCGCCCGCCGCGTACGGCATCGGGCGGCTGGCGGCCCACCCTGCGGGACGATCTGGAGGAGGTGGCGTCCCGGGCCGGGTTGAAACCGGACGGTTCGGGGCGGGTGTCCTGTCCGTTCGGCTACGCGGACGTGGGCAGCGCGGTGCGCGGGCTGCTGTCGACCGGTCTCTTCGACGCCGCCGTACGGGCCACGGACCGCTCACAGGTGGAGAAGGAGGTCGCGGAGGCCCTGCATCCGTACCGGCGGCCGGACGGCACGGTGTGGATGCCGAACGTGTTCCGCTACCTGGTCTGCGTGACCTGA